In one window of Zingiber officinale cultivar Zhangliang chromosome 11A, Zo_v1.1, whole genome shotgun sequence DNA:
- the LOC122031399 gene encoding uncharacterized protein LOC122031399, with product MGPEPTGQETEFTRNPNEVDSGSNDRNPLTSTREHGLRTSGVPSSVPAPDTTGWVMDRARIPLLAKSVKDRTTLFHGGVDPWAARSWLKNLEGTFWYMKCIDEEKVELAAYHLRDQAVTWWDMQKTIFGEQHITWQMYREAFERQYFSVTFCLARRQEFLNLKQGNRSVMENNAEFRRLAEFCPHLVAQDYDRIHQLTQGLAAYIPLKMSGFPGSSYREVLDRALFIEMTLQQVNLEKSNNKQVMQKKEKRGQSSQVTYGGSSPPQKTRQTSDGGSRSSQ from the coding sequence ATGGGTCCCGAACCTACTGGCCAAGAGACGGAGTTTACAAGAAACCCGAATGAGGTTGATTCAGGTAGCAATGATCGGAATCCTCTAACCTCTACTAGGGAGCATGGGTTACGGACGTCGGGAGTACCATCTTCTGTACCTGCTCCAGACACTACAGGTTGGGTGATGGATAGAGCTCGAATACCCTTGTTGGCGAAGTCTGTAAAAGATCGAACTACTCTGTTCCATGGGGGTGTTGATCCTTGGGCGGCTCGTAGCTGGTTGAAGAACTTGGAGGGCACATTTTGGTACATGAAGTGTATAGATGAAGAGAAGGTGGAGTTGGCTGCATATCATCTTCGGGATCAAGCCGTCACTTGGTGGGACATGCAGAAGACGATCTTTGGGGAACAACACATCACGTGGCAGATGTACCGGGAGGCATTTGAGAGACAGTATTTTTCGGTTACATTTTGTCTAGCCCGTCGTCAGGAGTTTCTGAACCTCAAGCAAGGCAATCGTTCTGTGATGGAGAATAATGCAGAATTCAGGAGATTGGCTGAGTTTTGTCCTCATCTGGTGGCTCAGGATTATGATCGGATTCATCAGTTAACTCAGGGACTTGCGGCATACATACCACTCAAGATGTCCGGATTTCCCGGTAGTTCTTATCGAGAGGTTTTAGATCGGGCGTTATTCATTGAGATGACTCTGCAACAGGTGAATCTGGAAAAAAGTAATAATAAACAAGTGAtgcagaagaaggagaaaagaggaCAGAGCTCACAGGTTACCTATGGAGGATCCTCTCCACCTCAGAAGACAAGGCAAACCTCGGATGGGGGTTCTCGTTCCTCTCAATGA